A window of the Bacteroides thetaiotaomicron VPI-5482 genome harbors these coding sequences:
- a CDS encoding GAF domain-containing protein, whose product MAENLLIHTGNKEEKYRELLPQLQALVSSETNRIANLANIAAALKQTFHFFWVGFYLVEGNELVLAPFQGPIACTRIRFGRGVCGTAWKEAQTLIVPDVEQFPGHIACSSDSKSEIVVPIIKEGNVIGVLDIDSDTPDSFDETDARYLEEICTYIG is encoded by the coding sequence ATGGCAGAAAATTTACTGATCCACACTGGTAATAAAGAAGAGAAATATCGTGAACTGCTTCCACAGCTACAAGCATTGGTAAGCTCGGAAACGAATCGTATCGCCAATCTGGCAAATATTGCCGCCGCACTGAAGCAGACTTTCCACTTTTTCTGGGTCGGCTTTTATCTGGTGGAAGGCAACGAACTCGTATTGGCACCGTTTCAAGGTCCCATCGCCTGTACACGCATTCGTTTCGGCAGAGGAGTCTGCGGCACGGCATGGAAGGAAGCGCAGACGCTGATTGTTCCTGATGTAGAGCAGTTTCCCGGTCACATAGCCTGCAGTTCCGATTCCAAATCGGAGATAGTAGTACCTATTATAAAAGAAGGAAACGTCATCGGAGTGCTGGATATAGACAGCGATACACCGGACAGCTTTGATGAAACGGACGCACGCTATCTGGAAGAAATCTGCACGTACATCGGATAG
- a CDS encoding rhomboid family intramembrane serine protease, whose protein sequence is MAFRLRPLHEDKLHFADLSNTQILILALEASQKLEWNIEGIALREVIFYVPMGMRSQGEEVTFTIEEGNSGEISVRSQCASVQLVDYGKNRKNIQKLQETMEEIKSALTPEELAQKANELEEELTRPLTEEERRLQAESEKESSFIHFFIPRKGFIATPVLIDINILVFILMAATGAGILEPSTLALLNWGADFGPLTLTGDWWRAVTCNFVHIGAFHLLMNMYAFIYIGIWLEHLIGTRRMFVSYLLTGLCSAVFSLYMHAETISTGASGSIFGLYGIFLAFLLFHRIERSQRKALLTSILIFVGYNLIYGIRAGVDNAAHIGGLLSGFLLGFIYVFGERMKKPEAGRTVSIIGELIIFSVFLFSFLALCRNIPSTYQEIRNEWKSGLVEAYYKEQEEEQKKSASRPVTGSPRKSSTSEQFPYTPMSDEDTWLSCYDAVSKFSCQYPTNWYKITGTKAPTPDSEPPLLKLVNGGSQLTVTSNSYDTQDEFERMKKLLLTLPRNEEGKPSEDYKQSKVNINGLPMTKTTNPLRIGHPDEKGEEMQQTVLLYFQENKRRVFAIVMLVADEKAQADLDAITSSIQIEK, encoded by the coding sequence ATGGCGTTTAGACTCAGACCTTTACACGAGGATAAGCTACATTTTGCAGATTTATCAAATACACAAATTCTGATACTGGCACTCGAAGCGTCTCAGAAACTTGAATGGAATATCGAAGGAATCGCTCTTCGTGAAGTCATATTTTATGTTCCAATGGGTATGCGTTCCCAAGGAGAAGAAGTGACTTTCACCATCGAAGAAGGAAACAGCGGTGAAATATCCGTCCGCAGTCAATGCGCCTCCGTACAACTGGTAGATTATGGCAAAAATCGCAAGAATATCCAAAAACTACAGGAAACGATGGAAGAGATTAAATCTGCTCTGACACCGGAGGAACTGGCACAAAAAGCCAACGAACTGGAAGAAGAACTCACCCGCCCGCTGACGGAAGAAGAACGGAGGCTTCAGGCAGAAAGCGAAAAAGAGTCGTCTTTCATCCATTTCTTTATCCCCCGGAAAGGATTCATCGCGACACCGGTTCTGATAGACATCAATATCCTTGTCTTCATACTGATGGCAGCTACCGGAGCGGGAATTCTGGAACCTTCCACACTGGCCTTGCTGAACTGGGGCGCCGACTTCGGTCCGCTCACCCTGACCGGTGACTGGTGGCGTGCCGTGACCTGCAACTTTGTGCATATCGGCGCTTTCCATCTGCTGATGAATATGTACGCCTTTATATATATAGGTATCTGGCTGGAACATCTGATAGGTACGCGTCGTATGTTCGTCTCTTATCTGCTGACAGGACTCTGTTCGGCTGTCTTCAGCCTCTATATGCATGCGGAAACGATCAGTACCGGAGCTTCCGGATCGATCTTCGGACTCTACGGTATCTTTCTGGCTTTCCTGCTGTTCCACCGCATCGAGAGGTCGCAGCGGAAGGCTTTGCTGACCAGTATTCTTATCTTCGTAGGCTACAATCTCATCTACGGCATACGGGCCGGAGTAGACAATGCCGCACACATCGGCGGTTTACTCAGCGGATTCCTTTTGGGATTCATCTATGTATTCGGCGAACGGATGAAGAAGCCCGAAGCCGGAAGAACGGTTTCCATCATCGGAGAACTGATCATCTTCAGTGTCTTCCTGTTCAGCTTCCTTGCACTCTGCCGCAATATCCCCTCGACGTATCAGGAAATACGTAACGAATGGAAAAGCGGACTTGTAGAAGCCTATTATAAGGAACAGGAAGAAGAACAGAAAAAAAGCGCCAGCCGCCCGGTGACCGGCAGTCCCCGGAAATCTTCCACTTCCGAACAGTTCCCGTATACTCCCATGTCGGATGAGGATACGTGGCTTTCATGCTATGATGCTGTATCAAAGTTCAGTTGCCAGTATCCTACCAACTGGTACAAGATAACCGGCACGAAAGCGCCGACTCCCGATTCGGAGCCTCCCCTGCTGAAACTCGTCAATGGCGGCAGTCAGCTGACCGTGACCAGCAACAGCTATGATACGCAGGATGAGTTCGAACGTATGAAGAAGCTGCTCCTCACCCTCCCCCGAAATGAGGAAGGAAAGCCCTCGGAGGATTACAAGCAGAGCAAAGTCAACATCAACGGTCTGCCTATGACGAAGACGACCAATCCTTTGCGGATCGGCCACCCCGACGAAAAAGGAGAAGAAATGCAACAAACCGTATTATTGTACTTTCAGGAGAATAAGAGAAGAGTCTTTGCCATCGTCATGCTGGTTGCGGACGAAAAGGCTCAGGCTGATCTGGACGCAATCACGTCCAGTATTCAAATCGAAAAATAA
- a CDS encoding DUF4132 domain-containing protein, which translates to MRITYNDKLNKLLNPYLESLLKEKSSLEPETLTLFDLFMEDLDMGGRYGIFSEILEPRLEEIIREENIESIANLMDGRLNTLFRYMLGDEFAGLFHTYLQLEARCPHTIGYDRRAQRSAHPSNHLDHARDAWLQFLKLRATGFSVEAILKGGNTPEDTEEFSGYMNSSYWLAAQIAQGNEKVIEYLNQVLTSENNVHRLQRWYLHAIAISGHRPLLELEGKLLLAAKLQEGLRQAIVETMDEGCPESYLYLFSIIYNNGLQRFASVKRSIAVCTGIGEQDSSERITNKYVELIWNFLNHPETARNTLQSKDTVELYLALWSIGFYDTDEIRAIVPDIIRKGAKHQIQTLLYFLRCTQSSQMNHLISKDAFEVWHDDPKVVAAILPLYMDGLYLSRYSDNKEAPTLSDYFETPEEAVRHYGYLKQVYQSISAKEVYSSYVFPWDCVVLTRSDVVLKMAYIAWMTNDIRLREELCTYLPALESYNRASYIGIVLARTESKVEQEYVLQSLGDRSADIRDEAYKVLSEMSLSPEQYQHIEELLRFKYSEMRINAINLLMKQPEAQLAASIRRLLSDKNAERRLAGLDMMKSIRNVDFLKDSYQKLLSTVREIQKPNAKEKILIESLIGDGTEQSPTSNYTRENGFGLYDPALEVSLPPITPDAGFNVKKAFEFIRLGKAKAIFDKLNKYIEKHKEDEFTDKYGEVRLVGNSVLLNWYKHYDGLSELGLPELWLNFYQQEIGSYDKLLMMKFMLASTGAPNEIEEDEDDEFDEEEQEDKEAAIQSLNTFEPLINKMYAGFTYRGLQKSLRKLTYYRQIEDIIDGLAHEYRNEATYQQFSVNMLLQLLPLLNTKNIFRQYTNKHTWLRDKQEYGAREIVYPIHNNKFVRFWLDAPQHPINDALFTRYFTVRYQLYKLTNYMEHTPELEETDVYLQSMDFAHAWMLGLIPTEEIYRELMGRVNSPTRIKDITSALDERNHSLFHSLTQKVVNRILEIELQRGDSETQVTRLAEELHRVYGAETLIRILQAFGKDTFIRDSYNWRNTKRGVLSSLLHACYPSPDDDSDTLKSLASQADISHIRLVEAAMFAPQWLELTEKATGWKGLESAAYYFHAHTSECFDDKKKAIIARYTPIAIEDLQEGAFDIDWFKEAYKAIGKERFEVVYNAAKYISLSNTHTRARKFADAVNGKTKAADAKKEIIAKRNKDLLMSYGLIPLGRKADKELLERYQFLQKFLKESKEFGAQRQESEKKAVAIALQNLARNSGYGDVTRLTWSMETELIKEITPYLTPKEIEGVEVYVQVNNEGKPEIKQVRAGKELNSLPPKLKKHPYVEELKAVHKILKDQHARSRVMLEQAMEDCTRFKENELRKLMKNPVIWPLLRNLVFTSNGRTGFYTDGLLITADGICLPLTSKDELRIAHPTDLYASGNWHAYQKFLFDKAIRQPFKQVFRELYIPTTEEESATQSRRYAGNQIQPQKTVAVLKGRRWVADYEDGLQKIYYKENIIATIYAMADWFSPADIEAPTLEFVCFHNRKDYKPMKISEIPPVVFSEVMRDVDLAVSVAHAGSVDPETSHSTIEMRRALVELTLPLFHFSNVRVKGNFAYIEGKLGKYNIHLGSGVIHKEGGAQIAVLPVHSQSRGRLFLPFVDEDPKTAEILTKIIFFAEDDKIKDPSILNQIK; encoded by the coding sequence ATGAGAATTACTTACAACGACAAATTGAACAAGCTGCTAAACCCCTATTTGGAGAGTTTACTAAAGGAAAAATCAAGCCTGGAGCCGGAAACGCTTACCCTGTTCGACCTATTCATGGAGGATTTGGACATGGGAGGACGGTATGGTATATTCAGTGAGATACTGGAACCTCGTCTGGAGGAGATCATCCGGGAAGAAAACATCGAAAGCATTGCCAATCTGATGGATGGCAGACTTAACACGCTGTTCCGCTATATGTTGGGCGACGAATTCGCCGGACTGTTCCATACTTATCTGCAACTCGAAGCACGCTGTCCGCATACCATCGGATACGACCGGCGCGCCCAGCGTTCCGCCCATCCGTCCAATCATCTGGACCATGCCAGAGACGCATGGCTACAGTTTTTAAAGTTACGCGCTACCGGATTTTCAGTGGAAGCGATCTTAAAAGGAGGAAATACACCCGAAGATACAGAAGAATTCAGCGGCTATATGAACTCTTCCTACTGGCTGGCCGCACAAATAGCGCAAGGTAACGAAAAAGTAATCGAATACCTGAATCAGGTACTGACCAGCGAAAACAATGTCCACCGCCTGCAACGCTGGTATCTCCACGCCATCGCCATCAGCGGACACCGCCCGCTGTTGGAACTGGAAGGCAAACTGCTGCTGGCAGCCAAGCTACAAGAAGGACTGCGCCAAGCCATCGTGGAAACGATGGACGAAGGATGTCCCGAAAGTTACCTCTACCTGTTCTCCATCATCTACAACAACGGACTGCAACGTTTTGCCTCCGTCAAGCGAAGCATCGCCGTATGCACCGGAATCGGCGAACAGGACAGCAGCGAACGGATTACCAACAAGTATGTCGAACTGATCTGGAATTTCCTGAATCATCCCGAAACAGCCCGCAATACCCTGCAAAGCAAGGATACAGTCGAACTTTATCTGGCTTTGTGGAGCATCGGATTCTATGATACGGACGAGATCAGAGCCATCGTACCGGACATCATCCGAAAGGGAGCCAAGCATCAGATACAGACGTTACTGTACTTCCTGCGCTGCACGCAATCGTCTCAGATGAATCATCTGATCAGCAAAGACGCATTCGAAGTGTGGCACGACGATCCGAAAGTGGTGGCGGCTATCCTTCCTCTTTATATGGACGGGCTTTATCTAAGCCGATACAGCGATAACAAGGAAGCTCCCACACTCAGCGATTATTTTGAAACGCCGGAAGAGGCGGTCCGTCACTACGGATATCTGAAACAAGTCTACCAGTCTATTTCCGCCAAGGAAGTCTATTCGTCTTATGTATTCCCGTGGGATTGTGTGGTGCTCACCCGTTCGGATGTAGTCCTCAAAATGGCGTACATCGCATGGATGACCAACGATATCCGGCTGAGAGAGGAACTTTGCACGTATCTTCCCGCGCTCGAATCTTACAACCGTGCCAGCTATATCGGAATCGTCCTGGCCCGTACCGAAAGCAAGGTGGAGCAGGAATATGTGCTGCAATCACTCGGAGACCGTTCGGCAGACATACGGGATGAAGCATACAAAGTATTGTCCGAAATGTCCCTGTCCCCCGAACAGTATCAGCATATAGAAGAACTGCTCCGTTTCAAATATAGCGAGATGCGTATCAATGCCATCAATCTGCTGATGAAACAGCCGGAAGCACAGCTGGCAGCCAGTATCCGCCGATTGCTGAGCGACAAGAATGCCGAGCGCCGCCTTGCCGGACTGGATATGATGAAGAGCATCCGCAACGTCGATTTCCTGAAAGACAGTTATCAGAAACTCCTGTCCACCGTCAGAGAGATTCAGAAGCCGAACGCCAAAGAAAAGATTCTGATCGAATCGCTGATCGGAGACGGTACGGAACAGAGCCCGACAAGTAACTATACCCGAGAGAATGGCTTCGGGCTATACGATCCGGCGCTTGAAGTCAGCCTGCCTCCGATTACTCCCGATGCCGGATTCAATGTGAAGAAAGCATTTGAGTTTATTCGTTTAGGAAAAGCCAAAGCGATCTTCGACAAGCTGAACAAATACATCGAAAAGCATAAAGAAGACGAGTTCACGGATAAATACGGTGAAGTACGTCTGGTGGGCAACAGTGTCTTACTGAACTGGTACAAGCACTACGACGGACTGAGCGAACTCGGACTTCCGGAACTCTGGCTGAATTTCTATCAACAGGAAATCGGCAGTTACGACAAATTGCTGATGATGAAGTTCATGCTGGCCTCTACCGGAGCACCCAACGAAATAGAAGAGGACGAAGACGATGAATTTGACGAAGAAGAACAGGAAGACAAGGAAGCCGCCATCCAATCGCTCAACACGTTCGAACCGCTTATCAATAAGATGTATGCAGGCTTCACTTACCGCGGGCTGCAAAAGTCGCTCCGCAAGCTGACCTATTACAGGCAGATAGAAGATATTATCGACGGACTGGCACATGAATACAGAAACGAGGCAACTTATCAGCAGTTCTCCGTCAATATGCTTTTGCAGTTGCTTCCTCTGCTCAATACGAAGAATATCTTCCGTCAATACACCAATAAGCATACATGGCTCAGAGACAAGCAGGAATATGGAGCAAGGGAGATCGTTTACCCGATACACAACAACAAGTTCGTACGATTCTGGCTCGATGCGCCTCAGCATCCCATCAATGACGCTCTCTTCACCCGTTATTTCACCGTACGGTACCAGCTCTACAAGCTCACCAACTATATGGAGCATACGCCCGAACTGGAAGAAACGGATGTCTACCTGCAAAGCATGGACTTTGCCCACGCATGGATGCTGGGACTGATTCCTACCGAAGAAATATACCGGGAACTGATGGGACGTGTCAACTCGCCCACACGCATCAAAGATATCACTTCGGCACTGGACGAGCGCAACCACTCCCTCTTCCATTCACTGACCCAGAAAGTAGTGAACCGAATTCTGGAAATAGAATTGCAGCGGGGAGATTCCGAGACTCAGGTCACCCGTCTGGCGGAAGAGCTTCACCGCGTCTACGGAGCAGAAACACTGATCCGTATCCTGCAAGCGTTCGGCAAAGACACCTTCATACGTGACAGTTACAACTGGCGCAACACCAAACGGGGAGTATTGAGCAGCCTGCTCCATGCCTGCTACCCGTCTCCGGACGACGACAGCGATACACTCAAAAGCCTCGCCAGTCAGGCCGACATCAGCCATATACGACTGGTGGAAGCTGCCATGTTCGCCCCGCAATGGCTGGAACTCACCGAAAAAGCGACCGGATGGAAAGGACTGGAAAGCGCCGCTTACTACTTCCATGCCCATACCAGCGAGTGTTTCGACGACAAGAAGAAAGCGATCATCGCCCGATATACCCCGATTGCCATAGAAGACCTTCAGGAAGGTGCTTTTGACATCGACTGGTTCAAGGAAGCCTACAAAGCCATCGGCAAGGAACGCTTTGAAGTAGTGTACAATGCAGCCAAATATATTTCATTAAGCAACACCCATACCCGCGCCCGTAAATTTGCCGATGCCGTCAACGGCAAGACCAAAGCGGCAGACGCGAAGAAAGAAATCATAGCGAAGCGAAATAAAGACTTACTGATGAGCTACGGCCTTATCCCGCTGGGCCGGAAGGCCGACAAGGAATTACTCGAACGCTATCAGTTCTTGCAAAAGTTCCTGAAAGAAAGCAAGGAATTTGGTGCACAGAGACAGGAAAGTGAAAAGAAAGCCGTCGCCATCGCCCTGCAAAACCTGGCACGCAACTCCGGTTACGGAGACGTCACCCGTCTGACATGGAGCATGGAAACGGAACTGATCAAGGAGATCACTCCTTACCTGACCCCCAAAGAAATAGAAGGCGTGGAAGTCTATGTGCAAGTCAACAATGAGGGCAAACCGGAAATCAAACAAGTAAGAGCCGGAAAAGAGCTGAACAGCCTGCCTCCCAAACTGAAAAAGCACCCATACGTGGAAGAGCTGAAAGCGGTACACAAAATACTGAAAGACCAGCACGCCCGTTCCCGCGTCATGCTCGAACAGGCAATGGAGGACTGTACCCGTTTTAAGGAAAACGAACTGCGCAAGCTGATGAAGAATCCGGTTATCTGGCCGCTACTGAGAAACCTGGTCTTTACCAGCAACGGCAGAACAGGCTTCTACACCGACGGACTATTGATAACGGCAGACGGCATCTGTCTTCCGCTCACTTCGAAAGATGAACTACGTATCGCCCATCCTACAGACCTGTATGCGAGCGGCAACTGGCATGCTTATCAGAAGTTCCTGTTTGACAAAGCCATCCGCCAGCCTTTCAAGCAGGTATTCCGAGAATTGTACATCCCGACAACGGAAGAGGAAAGCGCTACGCAATCCCGCCGTTATGCCGGAAATCAGATTCAACCGCAGAAAACGGTTGCCGTACTGAAAGGACGCCGCTGGGTAGCCGATTACGAAGACGGACTTCAGAAGATATACTATAAAGAGAATATTATTGCCACGATTTATGCGATGGCGGACTGGTTCTCTCCTGCCGACATCGAAGCTCCCACGCTGGAATTTGTCTGCTTCCATAATCGCAAGGATTATAAGCCGATGAAGATTTCAGAGATTCCACCTGTTGTCTTCTCCGAAGTGATGAGGGATGTAGACCTCGCCGTCAGTGTGGCTCACGCCGGAAGTGTCGATCCGGAAACCAGCCATTCCACCATCGAGATGCGCCGTGCATTGGTAGAACTCACCCTGCCCCTGTTCCACTTCAGCAACGTCAGGGTGAAAGGGAACTTTGCATACATCGAAGGTAAGCTGGGCAAATACAACATTCATTTGGGCAGCGGTGTTATCCATAAAGAAGGCGGTGCACAAATAGCCGTTCTTCCGGTACACTCGCAAAGTCGCGGACGACTGTTCCTGCCTTTTGTGGATGAAGACCCGAAAACAGCGGAGATACTGACGAAAATCATCTTCTTCGCAGAGGATGATAAAATAAAAGACCCGAGTATTCTAAACCAAATCAAATAG
- a CDS encoding electron transfer flavoprotein subunit beta/FixA family protein translates to MSLKIVVLAKQVPDTRNVGKDAMKADGTINRAALPAIFNPEDLNALEQALRLKDAHPGSTVTILTMGPGRAADIIREGLFRGADNGYLLTDRAFAGADTLATSYALATAIRKIGECDIIIGGRQAIDGDTAQVGPQVAEKLGLTQITYAEEILEVGDGKIKVKRHIDGGVETVEGPLPIVITVNGSAAPCRPRNAKLVQKYKHAKTVTEKQQGNLDYTDLYDKRDYLNLPEWSVADVNGDLAQCGLSGSPTKVKAIQNIVFQAKESKTISGSDRDVEELIVELLANHTIG, encoded by the coding sequence ATGAGTTTGAAAATTGTTGTATTGGCAAAACAAGTTCCCGACACACGTAACGTTGGGAAAGATGCCATGAAAGCCGACGGAACTATTAACCGTGCGGCACTCCCTGCCATCTTCAACCCCGAAGACCTGAATGCCCTTGAGCAAGCTCTTCGTCTGAAAGATGCTCACCCAGGCTCTACCGTAACCATTCTGACAATGGGACCGGGACGCGCTGCTGATATTATTCGTGAAGGACTTTTCCGTGGTGCCGATAATGGTTATTTGCTAACTGACCGCGCTTTTGCCGGTGCAGATACGCTGGCTACAAGCTACGCTCTGGCAACTGCTATCCGCAAAATCGGTGAGTGCGACATTATAATCGGCGGTCGTCAGGCTATCGACGGTGATACGGCACAGGTAGGTCCGCAGGTGGCAGAAAAACTTGGTTTGACGCAAATCACATACGCTGAAGAGATTCTGGAAGTAGGTGACGGCAAAATCAAAGTGAAACGTCACATCGACGGTGGCGTTGAAACGGTAGAAGGCCCGCTGCCCATCGTTATCACAGTCAACGGTTCGGCTGCTCCCTGCCGCCCGCGTAACGCCAAGCTGGTACAGAAGTACAAACACGCCAAAACCGTTACGGAAAAACAACAAGGTAACCTCGACTATACCGACCTGTATGACAAGCGCGATTACCTCAACCTGCCCGAATGGAGCGTAGCCGACGTTAACGGAGACCTCGCCCAATGCGGTCTGTCCGGTTCGCCTACGAAAGTAAAAGCCATCCAGAACATCGTGTTCCAGGCCAAAGAGAGCAAAACCATCAGCGGCAGCGACCGTGATGTGGAAGAACTGATTGTTGAACTGTTAGCTAACCATACCATCGGATAA
- a CDS encoding acyl-CoA dehydrogenase family protein produces MANFYTEIPELKYHLNNPMMKRICELKERNYRDKDEFDYAPLDFEDALDSYDKVLEITGEITGEIINANAEGVDEEGPHCANGRVEYASGTKENLDAMVKAGLNGMTMPRRFGGLNFPITPYTMCAEIVAAADAGFGNIWSLQDCIETLYEFGNADQHSRFIPRVCQGETMSMDLTEPDAGSDLQAVMLKATYSEKDGCWLLNGVKRFITNGDADIHLVLARSEEGTRDGRGLSMFIYDKRQGGVDVRRIEHKLGIHGSPTCELVYKNAKAELCGDRKLGLIKYVMALMNGARLGIAAQSVGLSQAAYNEGLAYAKDRKQFGKAIIDFPAVYDMLAIMKGKLDAGRALLYQTARYVDIYKALDDISRERKLTPEERLEQKKYAKLADSFTPLAKGMNSEYANQNAYDCIQIHGGSGFMMEYACQRIYRDARITSIYEGTTQLQTVAAIRYVTNGSYLATIREFETVPCSPEMEPLMSRLKKMADLFEASTNAVKEAQDQELLDFTARRLMEMAADIIMCHLLIQDASKAADLFSKSAHVYLNFAEAEVTKHTNFIKNMDKEDLAFYKK; encoded by the coding sequence ATGGCTAATTTTTACACAGAAATACCGGAACTCAAGTATCACTTGAACAATCCGATGATGAAACGTATTTGCGAACTTAAAGAACGCAACTACAGAGATAAAGATGAATTCGACTACGCTCCTCTGGATTTTGAGGACGCACTGGACTCTTACGATAAAGTATTGGAGATCACCGGAGAAATAACAGGCGAAATTATCAATGCAAACGCTGAAGGTGTTGACGAAGAAGGTCCACACTGCGCCAACGGACGGGTGGAATACGCTTCCGGCACTAAAGAAAATCTGGATGCGATGGTCAAAGCCGGTCTGAACGGAATGACAATGCCACGCCGTTTCGGCGGACTGAACTTCCCGATCACTCCGTACACCATGTGTGCCGAGATCGTTGCTGCCGCCGATGCAGGTTTCGGAAATATCTGGTCTTTGCAGGACTGTATCGAAACACTGTATGAATTCGGTAATGCCGACCAGCACAGCCGCTTCATCCCCCGTGTATGTCAGGGTGAAACCATGTCTATGGACCTGACCGAACCGGATGCAGGTTCCGACCTTCAGGCAGTGATGCTGAAAGCTACTTACAGCGAAAAAGACGGTTGTTGGCTGCTGAACGGTGTGAAACGTTTCATCACCAACGGCGATGCAGATATCCATCTAGTACTTGCCCGTTCGGAAGAAGGAACGAGAGACGGTCGCGGTCTGTCCATGTTCATCTATGACAAGCGTCAGGGTGGTGTGGATGTACGCCGTATCGAACACAAGCTGGGTATCCACGGTTCTCCTACCTGCGAATTGGTTTACAAGAATGCCAAAGCCGAACTTTGCGGTGACCGCAAACTCGGTCTGATCAAATATGTAATGGCATTGATGAACGGTGCCCGTCTGGGTATCGCCGCACAATCTGTAGGATTGAGCCAGGCTGCTTACAATGAAGGACTGGCCTATGCCAAAGACCGCAAGCAGTTCGGAAAAGCAATCATCGACTTCCCTGCCGTGTATGACATGCTCGCCATTATGAAAGGTAAGCTGGATGCCGGCCGTGCGCTGCTTTATCAGACAGCCCGCTACGTAGACATCTACAAAGCACTGGACGACATCTCACGCGAACGCAAGCTGACTCCGGAAGAACGTCTGGAACAGAAGAAATACGCAAAGTTAGCCGACAGTTTCACTCCGCTTGCCAAAGGTATGAACTCCGAATATGCGAATCAGAACGCTTACGACTGTATACAGATTCACGGAGGCTCGGGCTTCATGATGGAATATGCCTGCCAGCGCATCTACCGCGACGCACGTATCACCAGCATCTACGAAGGTACCACCCAGTTGCAGACTGTAGCCGCTATCCGCTATGTAACCAACGGTTCTTACCTTGCTACGATCCGCGAATTCGAAACAGTACCTTGTTCACCGGAAATGGAACCGCTGATGTCACGTCTGAAGAAGATGGCAGACCTGTTCGAAGCCAGCACCAACGCCGTTAAAGAAGCACAGGATCAGGAACTGCTCGACTTCACAGCCCGCAGACTGATGGAAATGGCTGCCGATATCATCATGTGCCACCTGCTGATTCAGGACGCAAGCAAGGCTGCCGACCTGTTCTCCAAATCTGCACATGTATATCTGAACTTTGCTGAAGCGGAAGTTACGAAGCATACCAACTTTATCAAAAATATGGATAAAGAAGACCTTGCTTTCTACAAAAAGTAA
- a CDS encoding electron transfer flavoprotein subunit alpha/FixB family protein: protein MNNLFVYCEIEEGIVADVSLELLTKGRSLANELNCQLEAVVAGTGLKEIEKQILPYGVDKLHVFDAEGLYPYTSLPHTSILVNLFKEEQPQICLMGATVIGRDLGPRVSSALTSGLTADCTSLEIGDHEDKKEGKVYKNLLYQIRPAFGGNIVATIVNPEHRPQMATVREGVMKKEIVSPAYQGEVIRHDVKKYVADTDYVVKVIERHVEKAKNNLKGSPIIIAGGYGVGSKENFDLLFSLAKELHAEVGASRAAVDAGFAEHDRQIGQTGVTVRPKLYIACGISGQIQHIAGMQESGIIISINNDPDAPINTIADYVINGTIEEVVPKMIKYYKQNSK from the coding sequence ATGAATAACTTATTTGTATATTGCGAAATAGAAGAAGGCATCGTCGCAGACGTCAGCCTGGAACTTCTGACAAAAGGTCGTTCGTTGGCTAACGAACTCAACTGCCAACTCGAAGCAGTAGTTGCCGGCACCGGCCTCAAAGAAATTGAAAAGCAAATCCTTCCTTATGGAGTAGACAAACTCCACGTTTTCGACGCTGAAGGACTCTATCCTTATACTTCACTTCCTCACACCTCCATCCTCGTAAACCTCTTCAAAGAAGAACAGCCGCAAATCTGTCTGATGGGCGCTACCGTTATCGGTCGTGACCTCGGCCCACGTGTTTCTTCGGCTTTGACCAGCGGTTTGACTGCCGACTGTACATCCCTTGAAATCGGTGACCACGAAGATAAGAAAGAAGGAAAAGTTTATAAGAACCTGTTGTACCAAATCCGTCCGGCATTCGGCGGTAACATCGTTGCAACCATCGTCAACCCCGAACACCGCCCACAGATGGCAACCGTTCGCGAAGGTGTAATGAAGAAAGAAATCGTTTCTCCGGCTTATCAGGGAGAAGTGATCCGCCACGACGTGAAGAAGTACGTAGCCGACACAGACTATGTGGTCAAAGTAATCGAACGCCACGTAGAAAAAGCGAAGAACAACCTGAAAGGCTCTCCGATCATCATTGCCGGTGGTTACGGAGTAGGTTCGAAAGAAAACTTCGACCTGCTGTTCAGCCTGGCAAAGGAACTTCACGCCGAAGTAGGTGCAAGCCGTGCCGCTGTTGACGCAGGTTTTGCAGAACACGACCGCCAGATTGGTCAGACAGGTGTAACGGTTCGTCCGAAACTCTACATTGCTTGTGGTATCTCAGGACAAATCCAGCATATCGCCGGTATGCAGGAAAGTGGTATTATCATCTCTATCAACAACGATCCGGATGCTCCGATCAACACGATTGCAGACTATGTAATCAACGGAACCATCGAAGAAGTTGTGCCGAAGATGATTAAGTATTATAAACAGAATAGCAAGTAA